A portion of the Lolium rigidum isolate FL_2022 chromosome 1, APGP_CSIRO_Lrig_0.1, whole genome shotgun sequence genome contains these proteins:
- the LOC124684938 gene encoding LOW QUALITY PROTEIN: WAT1-related protein At3g30340-like (The sequence of the model RefSeq protein was modified relative to this genomic sequence to represent the inferred CDS: inserted 1 base in 1 codon), with amino-acid sequence MWGMAHIAEWKPVIAMLVFDLISAVTTALIKKALEEGLDRLVLITLRQLVATVFLSPIAFFKERTTRPKLTLEILIYLFFSAALGAALSQYTFFYGLQYTTATFAITFTNLAPVLTFIIAVLLRVESLNIKSKAGVAKITGTLMSFAGVMLLTLYKGVALTHQGDQSVLSSQHAEATTESGKKSWTLGTLALLANCLCFSFWLLLQSKLTKKYPALYSSTAYMFLISSMQGGGLTVAIQRRKSVWVLKQTVEIVTVLYTGILGSGVGYVIMTWCVXKRGPVFTSSFIPIIQIMVAIIDFFFLHENIYLGSVLGSILMIMGLYILLWGKNRDASVTVASVKEEEEEEEEDKEKQTKS; translated from the exons ATGTGGGGGATGGCGCACATTGCTGAGTGGAAACCGGTGATCGCAATGCTGGTCTTTGACCTCATCTCTGCCGTGACAACGGCCTTGATCAAGAAGGCCCTCGAGGAGGGGCTTGACCGTCTAGTACTCATCACGCTGCGACAACTGGTGGCCACAGTCTTCCTTTCTCCGATTGCATTTTTCAAAGAACG GACCACAAGGCCTAAGCTCACACTGGAGATCCTCATATACCTCTTCTTCAGCGCAGCGCTAGG CGCGGCTCTCTCTCAGTATACCTTTTTCTACGGGTTGCAATACACAACAGCAACATTTGCCATAACTTTTACGAACTTAGCTCCTGTGCTCACTTTCATCATTGCTGTCTTGCTAAG GGTGGAGTCACTGAACATAAAGAGCAAGGCAGGAGTAGCGAAGATCACCGGGACACTCATGTCGTTCGCCGGCGTCATGCTTCTTACCCTCTACAAGGGTGTGGCCTTGACACACCAAGGTGACCAATCTGTGCTTTCAAGCCAGCATGCAGAAGCAACAACAGAATCTGGCAAGAAAAGCTGGACGCTGGGCACTCTAGCATTACTGGCAAACTGCCTGTGCTTTTCCTTCTGGCTCCTGCTGCAGTCCAAGCTCACTAAGAAGTACCCAGCACTCTATTCCAGCACTGCATACATGTTCCTCATCAGCTCCATGCAGGGCGGGGGACTGACGGTGGCGATACAGAGGCGGAAATCGGTGTGGGTCCTCAAACAGACAGTGGAAATTGTTACTGTTCTATATACA GGAATTTTGGGGTCTGGAGTAGGATATGTAATAATGACATGGTGTG GAAAAAGAGGGCCGGTGTTCACTTCATCCTTCATCCCTATCATCCAGATCATGGTTGCCATAATTGATTTCTTCTTTCTCCATGAGAACATCTACCTTGGAAG TGTACTGGGATCCATACTGATGATCATGGGCCTCTATATTCTGCTGTGGGGAAAGAACAGGGATGCCTCAGTGACAGTAGCATCTGtcaaagaagaggaagaggaagaggaagaggataagGAGAAGCAAACCAAATCATGA
- the LOC124704247 gene encoding pectinesterase inhibitor 8-like, whose product MAAVAAAVLVLFLATTARAGIEEACRGAASRDSAVDYAHCVSSLSSDPQIRRDAADMHALAAAATRMAIEHAAATEARFDGLGEAEESPRARARLGHCLEVYGAATDVLRDALDNIRARVYGRAVEQIAAALGAAERCEDAWKGEEEQRSVPAVATEHDREYGRLATVALGLTAGIA is encoded by the coding sequence atggcggcggtggcggcggcggtgctcgtCCTCTTCCTGGCCACGACGGCGCGGGCGGGGATCGAGGAGGCGTGCCGGGGCGCGGCGAGCCGGGACTCGGCCGTGGACTACGCCCACTGCGTCTCGTCCCTGTCCTCGGACCCGCAGATCCGGCGGGACGCGGCGGACATGCacgcgctggcggcggcggcgacgcggatgGCGATCGAGCAcgcggcggcgacggaggcgaGGTTCGACGGGCTGGGCGAGGCGGAGGAGTCCCCGCGCGCGCGGGCCAGGCTGGGCCACTGCCTGGAGGTGTACGGGGCCGCCACCGACGTGCTGCGGGACGCGCTGGACAACATCCGGGCGCGCGTGTACGGGCGGGCCGTGGAGCAGATCGCGGCGGCGCTGGGCGCGGCGGAGCGGTGCGAGGACGCGTGGAAGGGGGAGGAGGAGCAGCGGAGTGTCCCCGCCGTCGCCACCGAGCACGACAGGGAGTACGGCCGCTTGGCGACCGTCGCGCTCGGGCTCACCGCCGGCATCGCCTGA
- the LOC124684937 gene encoding cell division control protein 48 homolog C-like: protein MAKRPRNFRAVRSNSFESYLRRLITEGGLAAPGCSADDVAGALRARHPDLRRKQFAPLVAAVRRALLSLPPPGPADDGASDSDSDMDSSPSSRRSRRHDATASSSTSYSEHGDDGGARPPSPPPAFDVTKDMLRTRYATLTPKKDPAASQQLEIEVSTEKPRRRITSDGGGGGDPRQDAAASEGGGGGGGKGPRFADLGGMEAVIAELMMEVVVPLCHPELPQRLGVRPVAGILLHGPPGCGKTTLAHAIANETGVPFYKISAPEVVSGVSGASEENIRVLFKKAYRTAPSIVFIDEIDAIASKRENLQREMERRIVTQLMTCMDEFHQNVGSDSGDLDSQSSEKKPGYVIVIGATNRPDAVDQALRRPGRFDREISLGVPDEHARKQILTMLTQNLTLEADGRFDLFKIARATPGFVGADLKALVDKAGNLAMKRIIVKRKKESCGGEENNHDWWRHPWNESEMDSLCITMADFEEASTMVQPSLRREGFSSVPDVTWEDVGGLDSLRKEFNRCIIRCIKHPEQYKDFGVNMQAGFLLFGPPGCGKTLIAKAVAHEAGANFIHIKGPELLNKYVGESESDVRKIFTRARTNSPCILFFDEIDALTTKRGKEGGWVVERLLNQLLIELDGADQRHGVYVIGATNRIDVIDEAVLRPGRFGKKHFVPLPGANERAAILKAHASKKPVSEDVDLGALARREECNNLTGADLASLVNEAAMAALEERIEFLDNGTSSMSSSALIELSHFEHALSKVKPSVSEQQRKYFDMLSKKYSAD from the exons atggCGAAGCGCCCTCGCAACTTCCGGGCGGTCCGGTCCAACTCCTTCGAGTCCTACCTCCGGCGGCTGATAACCGAGGGCGGGCTCGCGGCCCCGGGCTGCTCCGCCGACGACGTCGCCGGCGCGCTCCGCGCTCGCCACCCGGACCTGCGCCGCAAGCAGTTCGCGCCGCTCGtggccgccgtccgccgcgcccTCCTCTCCCTGCCCCCTCCCGGGCCCGCCGACGACGgcgcctccgactccgactccgacatggactcctccccctcctcccgccgctcccgccgccACGACGCCACCGCCTCGTCATCCACCTCGTACTCCGagcacggcgacgacggcggcgcacGCCCGCCCTCGCCGCCCCCAGCCTTCGACGTCACCAAGGACATGCTCCGCACGCGCTACGCCACCCTCACGCCAAAGAAGGACCCCGCTGCCAGCCAGCAGCTCGAGATCGAGGTCAGCACGGAGAAGCCCCGCCGGCGCATCAcgtcggacggcggcggcgggggcgaccCCAGGCAGGATGCGGCGGCcagcgaaggcggcggcggaggaggggggaAGGGGCCAAGGTTTGCTGACCTCGGCGGGATGGAGGCGGTGATTGCCGAGctcatgatggaggtggtggtccCGCTCTGCCACCCCGAGCTGCCGCAGCGGCTCGGGGTTAGGCCCGTGGCTGGGATTCTGCTGCACGGACCGCCTGGCTGCGGGAAAACCACCCTCGCCCACGCCATTGCCAACGAGACTGGCGTGCCGTTCTACAAGATATCGGCGCCCGAAGTCGTGTCTGGGGTCTCTG GAGCTTCTGAGGAAAACATCAGAGTCTTGTTTAAGAAGGCATACAGAACTGCTCCCTCAATTGTGTTTATAGATGAGATAGATGCGATTGCGTCCAAGAGGGAGAATTTGCAACGAGAAATGGAACGACGGATAGTTACACAGTTAATGACTTGCATGGATGAATTCCACCAGAATGTTGGATCGGATAGTGGTGACTTGGACTCACAATCATCTGAAAAGAAGCCTGGCTATGTTATTGTGATTGGAGCTACCAATAGACCTGATGCTGTTGACCAAGCACTTCGGAGACCAGGGAGATTTGATCGAGAGATATCTCTTGGTGTTCCAGATGAGCATGCACGGAAACAGATTCTGACGATGCTTACTCAGAACCTTACACTGGAGGCAGATGGCCGATTTGACCTCTTCAAGATAGCAAGGGCCACACCAGGATTTGTTGGCGCGGACCTGAAGGCATTAGTAGATAAAGCGGGGAATCTGGCAATGAAGAGAATAATtgttaaaagaaaaaaagagagttGTGGGGGTGAGGAGAACAATCATGACTGGTGGAGGCATCCTTGGAATGAAAGTGAGATGGATAGCCTATGTATTACTATGGCTGACTTTGAG GAAGCAAGTACAATGGTTCAACCATCATTGAGAAGGGAAGGATTTTCTTCTGTGCCTGATGTTACATGGGAGGATGTTGGAGGTCTTGATTCATTAAGGAAAGAATTTAACCGGTGCATTATTCGTTGTATCAAGCACCCTGAACAATACAAG GATTTCGGAGTGAACATGCAAGCTGGGTTTTTGCTGTTTGGACCTCCAGGCTGTGGGAAAACACTAATAGCGAAAGCAGTTGCCCATGAGGCAGGGGCTAATTTTATTCACATTAAG GGGCCTGAACTATTGAATAAGTATGTTGGGGAGAGTGAATCAGACGTAAGGAAAATATTCACTCGTGCACGGACCAACTCCCCATGCATCCTATTTTTTGACGAG ATAGATGCCCTGACAACAAAAAGAGGGAAAGAAGGAGGGTGGGTTGTCGAACGCCTCCTAAACCAG TTACTTATTGAACTCGATGGTGCTGATCAACGTCATGGTGTTTATGTTATTGGAGCGACAAACAG AATTGATGTTATAGACGAGGCTGTTCTAAGGCCTGGTAGATTTGGGAAGAAACATTTTGTCCCTTTACCTGGTGCTAACGAGCGGGCTGCGATATTGAAAGCACATGCTAGTAAGAAACCTGTCTCTGAAGACGTTGATTTGGGCGCACTTGCACGCCGAGAGGAGTGCAATAACCTCACTGGTGCTGACCTTGCATCACTG GTGAACGAAGCGGCCATGGCAGCCTTGGAAGAGAGGATCGAATTCCTGGATAATGGGACGTCATCAATGAGTTCGTCGGCGCTGATTGAACTCTCGCACTTTGAACATGCTCTATCTAAAGTAAAACCATCAGTTTCAGAACAG CAAAGGAAATACTTCGACATGCTGTCCAAGAAGTATTCGGCCGACTGA